The Hippocampus zosterae strain Florida chromosome 10, ASM2543408v3, whole genome shotgun sequence genome contains the following window.
AGGAAACTGTACTCCAGTCACATccatttcaaacaaacacagaGCATTACTTTACCTCTGTGCTGTTTCCTCCCCAAACTATTTTGGCGTCTCCtttcagcttcagctttcggtaCTCTGAAAAAGAGGTGTCGTACCGGCCAATGTTCACGAGCTCCACCGAACCGTCGTCTCTCATGTGCCAGTTGATTAGGCCATCATCATTGACAAATATCTTGGCCCCATTCGGAGCCGTGAAATTCACGTACTTGATGTGCTCCAACACCTAAGACGTTTCAGCAAACAGAAAAGCTACACAAAACATTCTCACATGCAAGGACAGATAACCGTGTGTTTTCTCTTTACCATCTTGGGCTGGACCTCACTTTTGATGACACAGGGTTTTCCTGTGGTTGGATTGGTGCCATTTTCACATTGCAACAATGCATGAAGTGCATATGCAACCAAATAGACTGCTTTATACACGTTGTTCTCAGCTCTGAAGCGGGTCACATCCGTGTAGTCATTGGAGATGGCCTTCATGTCCTCACCACCAGTGCACAGGgttgaggtgttggagggaaaaaaactgcagtcAAAGAACTTCTCCCAGAAAGCCTTAATTGTTCCACTCTGAGGCTCATCAGATGGTTTCAAGTCCAGCAGAAAGTTGCCCAGCCCGGGAATAGACGCCTCCGGGAGCGCAAAGCCCATTGCCCCTTGTAGTATGTTCTGCCTCTCTACGGAAGCAAGGTCCTGTTGTGTGATCCAAGCCTCACTGCCGACCCACTGCTTGCCACTAATGTTGTAACCGGCCATTTTAGATAAGAAGGACTTTGTGTAAGATAAGGACATGAAGAGCAGGACCACCTTGGATGACGATTCCCTCAGCATTTTCACAATGGCCTCATGATTTTCGGTCGAGGCCGTTGAGTACGCTAGCCGATATTCAACACAAATGTGCTCCTTCATTGCCTCCACCACAAATTCAGCTGTGCCTTTGTCGGCATACGTGGTTGGAGAATAAATGATCCCCACCCAGCGCCAGTCGAAATTCTTCATGAGCTGTACCAGGGCCAGCGCCTGAAAGCGGTCGCTCGGCACCGTTCTGAAGAAGGTGGAGTAGAGGTTCTTATCTGACAAACACGCACATGTTGAAAGATGGCTGACCTTCATGTGAAATCAAGAAACGGCCATTAAttccaccatccatccattttcttaaactTTAACACTGTTCTGAGCCAAGAGAAGCAACTCACCTGCGGAATGGACAATGGACTCAGAAGGGTGTTGATATCCTTGCTAACTCCTGAGGATGAGTGACCAAGGAGGGCCTGGATTCGAGCACTGCATGCGGGCCCCTCCTGGCTTATGGCTTCTATCGCCGCTCGTATCAGGTTCTCGCTCCCGCAGCCGTTGTAGAGTCGATAGCCCAGACTGACTCCCGGAAGGAACTGTGCGTTCCTGTTGATCTCCTCCACCGTGAACATAACTGTGCGGGCAAACTTCAGCTCTCTGTCATTCCATCTGCAAAGCATTGTAAGTAGGTTAAAAACTGTGGATTTAAAATGGAGCTTGACAGATTAACTCACTTGATGCAGTATGAGTGAGGTACCGCCTCATAGTCGTTATCATTTAGTTTTCGAGTGCTTGCCATTGAGAATATCCCTCCTATCAGGAGATCTCCTTCCTTGGAGAACTCCAAGAAGCCTGTCTGCCCAATCAGCTTGCACGTTTGGCTCTCTGCCTTGGTCGTTGCCAGCGAGCTGATGAGGATCACAATGAACCATCCCATTTTCAGCCACCCTCCTCTTCCTTGTTGCAACACTGACCCTGGGTGCTGACCTCTTATAACGACGACAGC
Protein-coding sequences here:
- the LOC127608528 gene encoding extracellular calcium-sensing receptor-like, which codes for MLCRWNDRELKFARTVMFTVEEINRNAQFLPGVSLGYRLYNGCGSENLIRAAIEAISQEGPACSARIQALLGHSSSGVSKDINTLLSPLSIPQVSHLSTCACLSDKNLYSTFFRTVPSDRFQALALVQLMKNFDWRWVGIIYSPTTYADKGTAEFVVEAMKEHICVEYRLAYSTASTENHEAIVKMLRESSSKVVLLFMSLSYTKSFLSKMAGYNISGKQWVGSEAWITQQDLASVERQNILQGAMGFALPEASIPGLGNFLLDLKPSDEPQSGTIKAFWEKFFDCSFFPSNTSTLCTGGEDMKAISNDYTDVTRFRAENNVYKAVYLVAYALHALLQCENGTNPTTGKPCVIKSEVQPKMVKRKHTVICPCMVLEHIKYVNFTAPNGAKIFVNDDGLINWHMRDDGSVELVNIGRYDTSFSEYRKLKLKGDAKIVWGGNSTEVLRSVCKEPCPPGTRKANDKNKPVCCFDCFECPEGTISNQTDSPDCLACPPEFWPNAKKDHCLPKPTEYLSHKEIMGALLTALSCLGVFLAFLTFLIFLTHKETPIVKANNSELSFLLLISLKLCFLCSLTFIGRPTEWSCMLRHAAFGITFVLCISCVLGKTVVVLMAFRATLPGKNMKLFGHVQQRLSVLALTLVQVLFCIIWLCTNPPFPATNLNYYKEKIILECALGSAIGFWGMLGYIGLLALLCFTLAFMARKLPDSFNEAKLITFSMLIFCAVWMAFIPAYVSSPGKFTVAVEIFAILASSFGLLVCIFVPKCYIIIFRPENNTKKHLMGRIPPRTL